The DNA region TCATCATAGGCTTTTTTCGATTAAAGTTAAAAAGATTCTTGCTTGACTATAAGTTACATTTATACAAACAAGTTAGAGTTTCTCTACGGAAGTTCGTGATTGTAAAAGCAGGCTTATGATTGCCATTAAAAAAAACAACTTTGAGAATTCATTGGGTTTTCCTAAGATGACGATAGAGAAATTCTTTTAACTGGCCTCCGGGTTCAGGAACGATTTGAGATTTTACGCAGTGGTCTAAAGGCCGAGGTTATGCCAATGCCCGAATTTTTTTTACAAACAAGTTGGTGGATTCCATGTTATGGGCTACTCGGCGCACTGTTGTCGATGCCCTGGTCACTCGGCATAATTCGTCGCACAGGCTCTAGACCTGCGGCCTATCTCAATATCTTGATGACCGTTATCGCCCTGATCCACGGTGCGATCGCCTTCCAGTTCAGCCTCCACACAGAGCCGCAACCAATGGTACTGCACTGGTTTCACGCGGCTGACCTGGATCTCTCCTTCGCGATCGACATTTCACCAATCAGTCTAGGAGCAGCAGAAGTGGTAGCTGGCTTGAGCGTTTTGGCTCAAGTGTTTGCCCTGGGCTACATGGAAAAAGACTGGGCCTTGGCGCGGTTCTTTTCCTTAATGGGATTTTTTGAGGGCGCAATGACGGGAATAGCATTGAGTGACTCGCTGTTTCTGTCCTATGCCCTCCTGGAAATGCTGACCCTATCCACCTACCTGCTGGTCGGTTTCTGGTATGCCCAACCGCTGGTGGTAACGGCTGCCCGTGATGCCTTTTTAACCAAACGGGTGGGGGATGTTTTACTGCTGATGGGGGTAGTGGCTTTGGCTAGTATGGCCGGCACGCTCAACTTTCCTGATCTCTATGAGTGGGCAGATGTGACGACGCTTTCTCCGATCGTCTCTGCCTTACTGGGGTTAGCACTGATTGCTGGGCCGATCGGGAAATGCGCGCAGTTCCCTCTCCATCTCTGGTTGGATGAAGCAATGGAAGGGCCAAACCCAGCTTCGATTTTACGAAATTCAGTGGTGGTGGCCTGCGGGGCTTACATTCTGATCAAACTTCAGCCCATTTTGATCCTGTCTCCAGTAGCGTCGATCGCTCTGGTTACCCTGGGAACGATGACAGCCATTGGTGCCTCTCTTGTTGCCCTGGCTCAAATTGATATCAAACGAGCCTTTTCCCACTCCACCAGTGCCTTTCTGGGACTGGTCTTTATTGCTGTAGGAATGCAATGGACAAACTTTGCGCTGCTGATGCTGTTTGCCCATGCGATCGCGAAAGCCCTGATCTTTATGAGTGTTGGCTCCATTATTGTCACTACCAGCACTCAGGATATTACCGAGATGGGTGGCTTGTGGACTCGCATGCCAGCTACAACGGCGGCTTATGTCGTGGGTTCAGCCGGATTGATTGGGTTATTCCCACTAGGCGGATTTTGGGCCTTTCGAGAAGGAATTAATGCTTTCTGGTACGACAATCCCTGGTTGGTGGCTGTGTTGCTCTTGGTGAATGGCTTGACAGCGATCAATATTGTGCGGGTCTTTCGACTGGTCTTTCTTGGCCCACGGCAACTGAAAACCCGCCGTGCTCCTGAAGTGATCTGGCTGATGGCTCTGCCCATGGTGTCTCTGACGATCGTGACTCTGCTGGTTCCCTTTATCCTGCAACGGCTGCAGATTCTGCCAGATTGGGTCTATCTGAACCAAACGGCGATCGCCCTGATGATGCTCTCTGCCTTAATTGGCTGTGCCATTGGAGCCGCTTTGCCCCTCACGCGGGTCTGGTCGCGTCCGGTGCAAATGCCCTACAAACTGATTCAGGATCTGCTGGCCTACGACTTTTATGTAGAGCAACTGTATAAAGTGACCGTGATCTGGTTGGTGAATCTGATTTCTCAAGCCAGTGCCTGGTTCGATCGCTACATTGTGGATGGCGTGGTCAACTTTGTCGGTCTGGCTTCTATTTTCAGTGGCGAAACCTTGAAATACAGCATCTCTGGTCAGT from Leptodesmis sichuanensis A121 includes:
- a CDS encoding NAD(P)H-quinone oxidoreductase subunit F gives rise to the protein MPEFFLQTSWWIPCYGLLGALLSMPWSLGIIRRTGSRPAAYLNILMTVIALIHGAIAFQFSLHTEPQPMVLHWFHAADLDLSFAIDISPISLGAAEVVAGLSVLAQVFALGYMEKDWALARFFSLMGFFEGAMTGIALSDSLFLSYALLEMLTLSTYLLVGFWYAQPLVVTAARDAFLTKRVGDVLLLMGVVALASMAGTLNFPDLYEWADVTTLSPIVSALLGLALIAGPIGKCAQFPLHLWLDEAMEGPNPASILRNSVVVACGAYILIKLQPILILSPVASIALVTLGTMTAIGASLVALAQIDIKRAFSHSTSAFLGLVFIAVGMQWTNFALLMLFAHAIAKALIFMSVGSIIVTTSTQDITEMGGLWTRMPATTAAYVVGSAGLIGLFPLGGFWAFREGINAFWYDNPWLVAVLLLVNGLTAINIVRVFRLVFLGPRQLKTRRAPEVIWLMALPMVSLTIVTLLVPFILQRLQILPDWVYLNQTAIALMMLSALIGCAIGAALPLTRVWSRPVQMPYKLIQDLLAYDFYVEQLYKVTVIWLVNLISQASAWFDRYIVDGVVNFVGLASIFSGETLKYSISGQSQAYLLTILLGVSLLGIFLTYPLWYPLL